cggagtcggtaaagatcaaaggcgGTTGCCAACCCCGGTCGGCAATGCGAGTTGCAGCGCTAACTTGAGCTGCAATTTGAGTCTGCAACTACCCCGCTACCCCTCCCACCTGTTGGCTCCACGTGGTCGCGCTGCGTCAGTTCCTCAGTTCAAGCAGGCTAGTCGTCGTGAGttgttgtgttttgtgtatGGTTGTGTTTGTGCTAGTGCAATGGAAAATCTTTCAAGTGAAGTGGAGTGGACAAATGATCAGGTCATTACTTTGATAGAGTTGTTTAGAGAGAAGCCTGTCTTGTGGAACCACACTCTTTCggattttaaaaacaaaaatttaaaaaattatgctTGGAGTGAAATTTCCCAGGAAATAAAAGTAAACAAACTTGAAGTCCAGTCTAAGATGAGGAATTTGATTACAACATTCCAACGAATTAATAAGAAGGGAAAAAGTGGTTCTGGAGCCTGAGGATGATGAAGATGCCAATACATTAACTAAGCTATAATGTAAGCTAAGCTATACATTACTCAAGCCAAGCTATACATTACTTAAGCTATAGagtttctttggagtttttctgttgtatacatttatttctaattttatgaattgtgtTACTTTGAAACATCAACCTAACTTtgtgttcatattttatttacaagTCACTACCAGTTTGCAACTTTTTTGTCTAGATTTATTAACTCAGTGCACAACGTAAACAAATAAAAGGTatctaaaaataacaatatttagtaATTTTCATTCTTTGCCCACCTGTATTTTATCCTTCAGGAAACCTATAACAGCCTCACAAACCTCTGGCACTAAAATAGATATCGCACTTTTGGAAACTTTAAACAAATAACTGAGACTAGTATAAGAGTCGCCACTCGCCAAAAAGCGCAATGTAATAGCCAATCTTTCTCGCACTGGAATTTCTTTCCTGTAGTTAGTATCCTGTTTACTAATTATGTGTCCAATACCAACAATTAAACTTTCAAAATCGTCACTTGAAAttcttaaaaagttttttacacTACCATCGCATCTCAATTCTCCCGTCAAAGGAACTGTATCATCACGATTCAAATCATTTAAAAGATCGCTGCCGCTATACTTTGCTCTTGCCTGCAATGAAGGTCGAACCCAGTATCTTCTCGGTTTTttacattttgataaaataacacacGCTGCCGCAGCAAGAAAAAACCTCTTCAGCACTCGACATTCTACATACTGTCTGATTTTCCACATACTGTAAAGTTTAGTTGCAAGTTGCAGGTTGCAGACCTAAAAACAAACTATGTGCCCAGGTTGCAAGTACAAGTTGCGGACTTCCATCGGCAACTAGCGTCTGCAATCGAAGTTGGCAATTTTTTGttgccaactccggtgtaaacgcggcttaattAGCTGACAGTTGAATATTCAGGAAACAAGAACAATTGAAGAATGATGCTATGCTTAGTATCTTCACCAGAGTTGGCAACCAATGATTGCCGACATTTATTGGCAATTTTGAGTTGCACACTTCAAAACAACTGCAACTCGCATTGCCAACTGTAGTTGGAGACAGATTTTGTGAGTTGGCAACCGAAATTTGGTTTTCCGACtggagtcggtaaagatcaaaggtGGTTGCCAACCCCGGTCGGCAATGCGAATTGCAGCACTAACTTGACCTGCAACTTGAGTCTGCAACTACCCCGCTACCCCTCCCACCTGTTGGCTCCATGTGGTCGCACTGAGTCAGTTCCTCAGTTCAAGCAGGCTAGTCGTCGTGAGttgttgtgttttgtgtatGGTTGTTGTTTGTGCTAGTGCAATGGAAAATCTTTCAAGTGAAGTGGAGTGGACAAATGATCAGGTCATTACTTTGATAGAGTTGTTAAGAGAGAAGCCTGTCTTGTGGAACCACACCCTTTCggattttaaaaacaaaaattatgctTGGAATGAAATTTCCCAGGAAATAAAAGTAAACAAACTTGAAGTCCAGTCTAAAATGAGGAATTTGATTACAACATTCCAACGAATTAATAAGAGGGGAAAAAGTAATTCTGGAGCCTGCTCAAAATCAAAATGGTTTGCTTTTGACCACCTCATGTTCTTACAAGACAAAACAACTCCAACATTTAGCCGTGACGCTGGAATAAATGACACACAAGCACAGGTAAGATAATTATATTTACACTAATAATGACAGTAAAATTAACATACCATACCCAATTTAAACAACATTCAAGAGTACCTGTTAAATGTAACAAATAGGTaaattgttatattgttcaatgttaCAAGTAAACTGATTCACAGGTATAGCAGACAAATAAC
The sequence above is drawn from the Nilaparvata lugens isolate BPH chromosome 2, ASM1435652v1, whole genome shotgun sequence genome and encodes:
- the LOC120349864 gene encoding uncharacterized protein LOC120349864, whose translation is MVVVCASAMENLSSEVEWTNDQVITLIELLREKPVLWNHTLSDFKNKNYAWNEISQEIKVNKLEVQSKMRNLITTFQRINKRGKSNSGACSKSKWFAFDHLMFLQDKTTPTFSRDAGINDTQAQVTEDNNVYVNLHEELPTQTSRTSSSTGETSSSIVSAPPPSVAQHRPSNNRRRNTMADDAYSVMKEVGSNLKKKTNLISLVILLLVNYVNVLIKGMEHLLSEELVTYYLMWKCTN